Proteins co-encoded in one Cucurbita pepo subsp. pepo cultivar mu-cu-16 unplaced genomic scaffold, ASM280686v2 Cp4.1_scaffold006353, whole genome shotgun sequence genomic window:
- the LOC111787170 gene encoding molybdate transporter 1-like, which translates to LGTTLIFTGIYNIITGLIYGVPMPVQPMKSIAAAALADPEFGVAEIMAAGILTGGILFFLGATGLMQLVYKFIPLPVVRGIQLAQGLSFALTAVKYVRYDQNMAKSKSLDGRGWLGFDGLIPAIVCACFVIIVNGAGEEEHREEPPAEGSKREKVRRIVTKLPSAFIIFLIGAASLFIRTPEVVNGVRFGPSPM; encoded by the coding sequence TTAGGCACCACATTGATTTTCACCGGAATCTACAACATCATCACCGGCCTAATATACGGCGTTCCGATGCCGGTCCAGCCGATGAAATCTATTGCCGCCGCTGCCCTGGCCGATCCCGAATTCGGCGTGGCAGAGATCATGGCGGCCGGAATCTTGACCGGCGGGATTCTGTTTTTTCTGGGTGCGACAGGGCTGATGCAATTGGTTTATAAATTCATTCCGTTGCCGGTTGTGAGAGGAATTCAATTGGCTCAAGGCTTGTCTTTTGCTCTCACGGCTGTTAAATATGTCCGTTATGATCAAAATATGGCGAAATCCAAATCTCTTGACGGTCGTGGGTGGCTTGGATTTGACGGATTGATTCCGGCCATTGTTTGTGCTTGTTTTGTAATCATCGTCAACGGCGCCGGAGAAGAAGAGCACCGTGAAGAACCACCGGCGGAGGGAAGTAAACGAGAGAAGGTGAGGAGGATCGTAACAAAACTTCCATCGGcgtttataattttcttgatCGGCGCCGCTTCTCTGTTCATTCGAACGCCGGAAGTGGTGAACGGCGTTAGATTTGGGCCGTCGCCGATG